The Primulina tabacum isolate GXHZ01 chromosome 16, ASM2559414v2, whole genome shotgun sequence genome window below encodes:
- the LOC142528976 gene encoding uncharacterized protein LOC142528976 has product MAGNLQVEMSPMAMENPRDSDPLLMDSHSSPLSAGSDSGIKIDDIEAGSLPCCRICLEYDTGLDRKLISPCMCKGTQQFVHRSCLDHWRSVKEGFAFSHCTTCRAQFHIRIDKVEENSWRKMKFRVFVARDVFLVFLAVQTVIGGIGAFAYVMDKDGTFRNSFNDDWDRILSRHPIPFYYCVGFLSFLVLLGLLGLILHCSTLNCNDPRVAGCQNCCYGWGMLDFFPVSLESWIGLLLIFVIIFTIVGIAYCFLAATLAIQRIGQRHYHILAKRELTQEYVVEDLGGCYTPPILDPEHEERLRTLKLL; this is encoded by the exons ATGGCTGGGAATTTGCAGGTGGAGATGTCACCAATGGCGATGGAAAACCCTAGGGATTCTGATCCCCTGCTCATGGACTCACATTCGTCTCCATTGTCTGCTGGTTCTGATTCTGGGATAAAAATAGACGACATCGAAGCTGGTTCCCTGCCTTGTTGCAGGATTTGCCTCGAATACGACACTGGACTTG ATCGCAAATTGATATCTCCATGCATGTGCAAAGGCACTCAGCAGTTTGTGCATCGCTCTTGCCTTGATCACTGGAGATCTGTCAAG GAAGGCTTTGCCTTTTCACATTGCACCACTTGCAGAGCTCAGTTTCATATCCGAATCGACAAAGTGGAGGAAAACTCTTGGCGTAAAATGAAGTTCAGAGTTTTTGTGGCAAGGGATGTCTTCCTTGTCTTTTTGGCTGTGCAAACT GTGATCGGAGGGATAGGTGCTTTTGCATATGTCATGGACAAAGATGGAACTTTTAGGAATTCGTTTAACGACGATTGGGATCGCATACTTTCAAGGCATCCTATTCCTTTTTACTATTGTGTAG gGTTTCTGAGTTTCCTTGTGCTGCTTGGACTTCTTGGCCTCATACTGCACTGTTCCACCTTAAATTGCAATGATCCACGGGTGGCTGGCTGTCAGAACTGTTGTTATGGCTGGGGCATGTTGGATTTTTTCCCGGTATCGTTGGAATCTTGGATTGGTCTGCTTCTCATTTTTGTTATTATCTTTACCATCGTTGGTATAGCCTATTGCTTCCTTGCTGCTACCTTGGCAATTCAGAGGATCGGGCAAAGGCACTACCACATCCTCGCCAAGAGAGAACTGACACAG GAGTACGTAGTGGAGGATCTTGGGGGCTGTTATACCCCTCCGATTCTGGATCCAGAACACGAAGAACGTCTGCGAACACTTAAATTACTGTAA